In Staphylococcus lloydii, the following proteins share a genomic window:
- a CDS encoding uroporphyrinogen-III synthase — protein sequence MKPVIVMTQTSNYTNDKVDTIHLPMIKIEPMSFDYSILDSHFDWLIFSSKNAVTHFYKHIDAIQVDNVAVIGEKTKAYCQQLGIHVDYCPEDYSQEGLLTYFQNIRGLNIIIPSSAYARPNLHTELNERGAHVVKIDLYRPVPFTENIYKLQQLINGEKIDAVTFASSSAIRYFFNEAKINNSKNNYFVIGRQTFKTIEQFGINAPIADIQTLDALVDKVLESRE from the coding sequence ATGAAACCAGTTATTGTGATGACGCAAACGAGTAATTATACGAATGATAAGGTTGATACTATCCATTTACCGATGATTAAAATTGAACCTATGTCATTTGATTACTCTATTCTCGATTCACATTTTGACTGGCTTATTTTTTCGTCTAAAAATGCAGTTACACATTTTTATAAACATATAGATGCTATACAAGTCGATAACGTTGCAGTAATAGGTGAGAAAACCAAAGCGTATTGTCAGCAATTAGGTATACACGTAGACTATTGTCCTGAAGATTATTCACAAGAAGGTTTGTTAACATATTTCCAAAACATCAGAGGCTTAAATATTATTATCCCTTCAAGTGCATACGCACGACCTAATTTACACACTGAATTAAATGAACGAGGCGCACATGTCGTCAAAATAGATTTATATCGACCGGTACCTTTCACCGAAAATATTTATAAATTGCAACAGTTAATAAATGGTGAAAAAATAGATGCCGTAACGTTTGCGAGTTCTTCCGCAATAAGGTATTTTTTTAATGAAGCAAAAATTAATAACTCAAAAAATAACTATTTTGTGATAGGACGACAAACATTTAAAACGATTGAACAATTTGGAATCAATGCGCCCATTGCGGACATTCAAACGTTGGACGCATTAGTAGATAAAGTATTAGAAAGTAGGGAGTAA
- the hemC gene encoding hydroxymethylbilane synthase — MRKLVVGSRRSKLALTQSQQFIDKLKAVNPDLEIEIKEIVTKGDKIVDRQLSKVGGKGLFVKEIQQELFDHEIDMAIHSLKDVPSVIPEGLTLGCIPDREIPFDAYIAKNHVTLEDLPDGSIVGTSSLRRGAQILAKYPNLEIKWIRGNIDTRLNKLYNEDYDAIILAAAGLKRMGWSDDIVTTYLDKDTLVPAIGQGALGIECRADDTELLDLLAKVHNEEVANCVAAERTFLKEMNGSCQVPIGGYATIEQDGTIEFTGLIMTPDGSERYEHTVHGKDPVALGKQVSEVLNEQGAYEIIKALNEEN; from the coding sequence ATGCGAAAATTAGTCGTCGGTTCACGTAGAAGTAAACTAGCTTTAACGCAAAGTCAACAATTTATAGATAAACTTAAAGCAGTTAATCCTGACTTAGAAATTGAAATAAAAGAGATAGTCACTAAAGGAGATAAAATTGTTGATAGACAATTATCTAAAGTTGGCGGTAAAGGATTGTTTGTTAAAGAAATTCAGCAAGAACTATTTGATCACGAAATTGACATGGCGATTCATTCTTTAAAAGACGTTCCTAGTGTAATTCCAGAGGGTTTAACGTTAGGTTGTATTCCTGATAGAGAAATACCATTTGATGCTTACATTGCAAAAAACCACGTAACCTTAGAAGATTTACCTGATGGTAGTATCGTTGGTACGAGTTCACTTAGACGTGGTGCGCAAATTTTAGCAAAATATCCTAATTTAGAAATTAAATGGATAAGAGGTAACATAGATACGAGGTTAAATAAGTTATACAATGAAGATTATGACGCTATAATTTTAGCTGCTGCTGGATTAAAACGTATGGGTTGGTCTGATGATATCGTCACAACTTATTTAGACAAAGATACTTTAGTACCGGCGATAGGACAAGGCGCTTTAGGTATTGAATGTCGTGCTGACGATACAGAATTGTTAGACCTTTTAGCTAAAGTACACAATGAAGAAGTAGCTAATTGTGTTGCGGCAGAGCGCACATTTTTAAAAGAAATGAATGGTAGTTGCCAAGTTCCAATTGGTGGGTATGCTACAATTGAACAAGACGGCACGATTGAATTTACAGGTTTAATCATGACACCAGATGGTTCTGAAAGATATGAACACACAGTGCATGGTAAAGATCCCGTTGCATTAGGTAAGCAAGTAAGTGAAGTGTTGAACGAGCAAGGGGCATACGAAATTATTAAGGCATTAAACGAAGAAAATTAA
- the hemB gene encoding porphobilinogen synthase, with protein sequence MEFDRHRRLRSSKTMRNLVSETHVRKDDLIYPIFVVERDDVKEEIPSMPGVYQLSLNLVGEEIKAAYDLGVRAIMFFGVPNEKDAEGTGAYDHNGIVQEATRKAKSMYSDLLIVADTCLCEYTDHGHCGVINEHTHDVDNDESLPLLVKTAISQVEAGADIIAPSNMMDGFVTAIRHGLDEAGYENVPIMSYGIKYASSFFGPFRDAAESTPQFGDRKTYQMDPANRREALRELDSDLAEGADMMIVKPSLSFLDIIRDVRNATNVPVVAYNVSGEYSMTKAAALNGWIDEKAVVMEQMISMKRAGADLIITYFAKDICRYLDEQ encoded by the coding sequence ATGGAATTTGATAGACATAGAAGATTACGCTCATCAAAAACTATGAGAAATTTAGTCAGTGAAACACATGTGAGAAAAGATGATTTAATATATCCAATCTTTGTTGTAGAACGTGATGATGTTAAGGAAGAAATCCCATCAATGCCAGGCGTTTATCAATTAAGTTTGAATTTAGTTGGCGAAGAAATAAAAGCAGCATATGACTTAGGCGTTAGAGCGATTATGTTCTTCGGTGTTCCTAATGAAAAAGATGCTGAAGGTACAGGTGCTTATGACCATAATGGAATTGTACAAGAAGCTACTAGAAAAGCTAAATCTATGTACAGTGATTTATTAATCGTAGCTGATACTTGTTTATGTGAATACACTGATCATGGTCATTGTGGTGTGATTAATGAACATACACATGATGTCGATAATGATGAATCGCTTCCTTTATTAGTTAAAACTGCTATTTCTCAAGTAGAAGCAGGCGCAGATATTATTGCACCTAGTAATATGATGGATGGGTTTGTTACAGCAATTAGACATGGTCTTGATGAAGCTGGTTATGAAAATGTACCTATTATGAGTTACGGTATTAAATATGCATCTAGTTTCTTCGGCCCATTCCGAGATGCTGCAGAATCTACACCACAATTTGGTGATCGTAAAACGTATCAAATGGACCCTGCAAACAGACGTGAGGCATTAAGAGAATTAGACAGTGATTTAGCTGAGGGTGCAGATATGATGATAGTAAAACCATCATTAAGCTTTTTAGATATTATTCGCGATGTACGAAATGCAACAAACGTACCAGTTGTTGCATATAATGTAAGTGGTGAATATAGTATGACTAAAGCAGCTGCCTTAAACGGATGGATAGACGAAAAAGCAGTAGTAATGGAACAAATGATTTCAATGAAGCGTGCTGGCGCGGATCTAATCATTACTTACTTTGCAAAAGATATTTGCCGTTATTTAGATGAACAATAA
- the hemL gene encoding glutamate-1-semialdehyde 2,1-aminomutase: MRYEKSEQAMDIAKDLMPGGVNSPVRAFKSVDTPAIFMDHGEGSKIYDIDGNEYIDYVLSWGPLILGHKNKQVIDQLHAAVDKGTSFGASTIKENDLAQLVIDRVPSIEKVRMVSSGTEATLDTLRLARGYTGRNKIVKFEGCYHGHSDSLLIKAGSGVATLGLPDSPGVPEGTAKNTITVPYNDLDAIRTAFEQFGDDIAGVIVEPVAGNMGVVPPQEGFLQGLRDITTEYGSLLIFDEVMTGFRVGYNCAQGYFNVTPDLTCLGKVIGGGLPVGAFGGKKEIMNQIAPAGDIYQAGTLSGNPLAMTSGYETLSQLTPESYDYFNHLGDILENGLKEVFAKHNVPITVNRAGSMIGYFLNEGPVTNFDEANASDLELFSQMYREMANEGVFLPPSQFEGTFLSLAHTEEDINKTVQAFDTALSRIV, translated from the coding sequence ATGCGTTACGAAAAATCCGAACAAGCAATGGACATTGCAAAAGATTTAATGCCTGGTGGCGTTAATAGCCCGGTTAGAGCTTTTAAATCTGTTGATACGCCTGCCATATTTATGGACCATGGTGAAGGTTCAAAAATATATGATATAGACGGAAATGAGTATATTGATTATGTATTAAGTTGGGGACCTTTAATTTTAGGACATAAAAATAAGCAAGTTATCGATCAATTACACGCTGCTGTGGATAAGGGTACGAGTTTTGGTGCTTCTACAATAAAAGAAAATGACTTAGCGCAACTTGTTATTGATAGAGTGCCTTCTATTGAAAAAGTAAGAATGGTTTCATCAGGTACTGAAGCTACGCTTGACACTTTAAGATTAGCACGTGGTTACACTGGTCGTAATAAAATAGTTAAGTTTGAAGGTTGTTATCATGGCCATAGTGATTCATTATTAATCAAAGCAGGCTCTGGAGTGGCTACTTTAGGTTTGCCTGATTCTCCTGGGGTACCTGAAGGCACTGCTAAAAATACGATTACAGTACCTTATAATGACTTAGATGCAATACGTACAGCTTTCGAACAATTTGGCGATGACATTGCAGGTGTAATTGTAGAACCTGTTGCGGGTAACATGGGTGTAGTACCTCCACAAGAAGGCTTTTTACAAGGTTTAAGAGACATTACGACTGAATATGGCTCACTATTAATTTTTGATGAAGTGATGACAGGTTTCAGAGTAGGTTATAATTGTGCACAAGGTTACTTTAATGTAACACCTGATTTAACTTGCTTAGGTAAAGTTATTGGTGGCGGTTTACCAGTAGGTGCTTTCGGTGGTAAAAAAGAAATTATGAATCAAATAGCCCCAGCAGGTGATATTTATCAAGCTGGTACATTATCTGGAAATCCATTAGCAATGACAAGTGGTTATGAAACATTAAGTCAATTAACGCCGGAATCTTATGATTACTTTAATCATCTAGGCGATATATTAGAAAATGGATTAAAAGAAGTTTTTGCTAAACATAATGTTCCAATAACAGTTAATCGTGCAGGATCTATGATTGGTTACTTCTTAAACGAAGGCCCAGTTACAAACTTTGATGAAGCAAATGCAAGTGACTTAGAGTTATTTAGTCAGATGTATAGAGAAATGGCTAACGAAGGCGTGTTCTTACCACCTTCACAATTTGAAGGTACATTTTTATCTCTTGCACATACTGAAGAAGATATTAATAAAACAGTGCAAGCTTTTGATACCGCACTAAGTAGAATTGTTTAA
- the ccsA gene encoding cytochrome c biogenesis protein, with amino-acid sequence MQDSLFIRFHEIILFIYFVSISCYFYDFFRKNFKIRRLGFISLGIVWVLQTISLSLFINQTRSVPLSNIFDVLFIITWLIISISIVINVIRPIDFSIFLFNLVGFVLIALNTFQPMNYLAKGEKMTVINELLIVHISFATVSYALFTLAFVNCILYLIQYNNLKQKRFTQKYFRLGSVATLEQIVFYSSLVGFILLILSLILGAQWGLNTIGFTTLIDKKVIFSFIIAILYALYILFRVKQLQSKHKLIYFNIVLFCLCIINLLFGPSISSFH; translated from the coding sequence ATGCAAGATAGTTTATTTATAAGATTTCATGAAATTATTTTATTCATTTATTTTGTCAGTATTTCTTGTTATTTTTATGATTTTTTCAGGAAGAATTTTAAGATAAGACGATTAGGGTTTATTTCTTTAGGGATTGTTTGGGTATTACAAACAATCTCTTTGTCTTTATTTATCAATCAAACGCGATCAGTACCGTTAAGTAATATTTTTGATGTTTTATTTATCATTACATGGTTAATTATTTCAATATCAATAGTCATTAATGTCATTAGACCTATCGACTTTTCCATATTTTTATTTAATCTGGTTGGTTTTGTATTAATTGCATTAAATACTTTCCAACCAATGAATTATTTGGCAAAAGGCGAGAAAATGACTGTTATTAACGAACTATTAATAGTGCATATAAGTTTTGCTACAGTCAGTTATGCACTTTTCACTTTAGCTTTCGTTAATTGTATTCTATATTTAATTCAGTATAATAATTTGAAACAAAAACGGTTTACTCAAAAATATTTCCGGTTAGGCAGCGTTGCTACTTTAGAGCAAATTGTATTTTACAGCTCATTAGTAGGTTTTATTTTATTAATTTTAAGTCTTATTTTGGGCGCACAATGGGGTCTAAATACAATTGGTTTTACTACCTTAATTGATAAGAAAGTGATTTTTTCGTTTATTATCGCTATTTTATATGCGCTATATATTTTATTTAGAGTAAAACAACTTCAATCAAAACATAAGCTAATATATTTTAATATTGTCTTATTTTGTTTATGCATAATTAATTTATTATTCGGTCCAAGTATTTCAAGTTTTCACTAA